The following proteins are co-located in the Leptospira weilii genome:
- the tnpB gene encoding IS66 family insertion sequence element accessory protein TnpB (TnpB, as the term is used for proteins encoded by IS66 family insertion elements, is considered an accessory protein, since TnpC, encoded by a neighboring gene, is a DDE family transposase.), whose amino-acid sequence MELNPGNRKVYLRPGVTDLRKSINTLAMIVEGKMKKDPYEESLFLFCNRKKDKLKMLYWDRSGFCLWQKRLEESKFPWPNTEEEVQKIPVERLDWLLNGIDFFKEHKKLKYKKVS is encoded by the coding sequence ATGGAGCTAAATCCTGGCAATAGAAAAGTGTATTTGCGACCTGGAGTCACGGATTTAAGAAAGTCGATCAATACACTTGCGATGATCGTAGAAGGTAAAATGAAGAAAGATCCGTATGAAGAAAGCCTATTTTTATTCTGCAATCGCAAGAAAGACAAATTAAAAATGCTCTACTGGGACAGGAGTGGATTTTGTCTTTGGCAGAAGAGATTGGAGGAAAGTAAATTTCCTTGGCCGAATACGGAGGAAGAAGTTCAAAAGATTCCTGTGGAAAGATTAGATTGGCTATTGAACGGAATCGATTTCTTTAAAGAGCACAAGAAATTAAAATACAAAAAAGTAAGCTGA